A single region of the Pieris rapae chromosome 19, ilPieRapa1.1, whole genome shotgun sequence genome encodes:
- the LOC110993504 gene encoding vitamin K-dependent gamma-carboxylase yields MDVTYSKFVDYLYTPKDPSSLAVTRILFGVCMLFDIPDERGGAMMKSRWGNPDTCHFPLIPFVTAVPMPYMALVYLALWLGALGITLGYKYYLASWTFTIAYWYLFLIEKSFWNNHSYLFGLVSFLLSFTQAGYFWSVDAYLDPSLKKTTVPYWNYFVLKYQFFILYFMAGIKKGTAEWLTGYSVNHLSEHWVFAPFKLFLTARQINYLIVHWFIFVFDLTIAFWMMYSKTRHIAMVFCGLFHLMNIRLFSIGMFPWVCLSTMPLFYPFDWPKKVYQTLSVWLQKHNKAIVAKIMTRAICLETQTNKQKCCNAKEIKDASEITKEDLNSTKAEPTTQDKGEEEKESKNVSKSRGTTILLILLFVFSQAFLPFSHFITKGYNNWTNGLYGYSWDMMVHTWDVNSVVIKIVDNTNQAEYYLDPYTFTPNNRWTRYGDMIHQYAHCLKDKFASKQTNISIYFDIWCSLNGRFTQRMFDDKIDMLNVSWSAFRPVSYLMPLLSEGYSWRKELRDIEDDVNSWNNNSDVLFVAEFPGYEQYKFIPKELVDVKLTALKGDLLYEIEMRNVTQTQLSPGMKVNITSNMFHRVKNIGSMPAFYMYTFTDTVEDNVQSPDQYLPIANEISRRFRNYILFINNLMSSLSKITECQ; encoded by the exons ATGG ATGTTACCTACTCCAAGTTTGTAGACTACCTCTATACGCCTAAAGATCCATCTAGTTTGGCTGTTACAAGAATATTATTTG GGGTATGTATGTTGTTCGACATCCCTGATGAGAGAGGTGGGGCGATGATGAAGTCTCGTTGGGGCAATCCAGACACTTGCCATTTTCCTTTAATTCCATTTGTGACTGCAGTTCCCATGCCGTACATGGCATTGGTGTACCTGGCTTTGTGGCTTG gtgCTTTAGGTATAACTCTGggctacaaatattatttagcatCCTGGACCTTCACAATTGCATATTGGTATTTGTTCCTAATAGAAAAGAGTTTCTGGAACAATCATAGCTATTTGTTCGGGTTGgtgtcatttttattatccTTCACGCAGGCTGGTTACTTTtg gtCTGTGGATGCGTACTTGGACCCTTCATTAAAGAAAACCACAGTGCCATATTGGAACTACTTCGTTTTGAAATACCAGTTCTTCATTCTATACTTTATGGCTGGCATAAAGAAAGGAACTGCTGAGTGGTTGACAGGTTACTCTGTAAATCATTTGAGCGAGCATTGGGTATTCGCTCCGTTCAA ATTGTTCCTAACAGCACGTCAAATAAACTATCTCATTGTACACTGGTTTATCTTCGTTTTTGATCTAACAATTGCTTTCTGGATGATGTATTCAAAAACAAGACATATTGCCATGGTATTCTGTGGTCTGTTCCATCTTATGAATATTCGTCTTTTTAGTATCG GTATGTTCCCCTGGGTTTGCTTATCGACGATGCCACTTTTCTATCCTTTTGACTGGCCAAAGAAAGTTTATCAAACTTTATCAGTGTGGCTGCAAAAACATAACAAAGCGATAGTGGCGAAAATAATGACACGTGCTATTTGTCTTGAAactcaaacaaacaaacaaaaatgttgCAATGCAAAAGAGATAAAAGATGCAAGTGAAATTACAAAAGAGGATCTAAACTCCACTAAAGCAGAACCTACGACTCAAGATAAAGGAGAAGAAGAGAAAGAGAGCAAAAATGTGTCTAAATCACGAGGAACgacaattttattgattttgctATTTGTTTTTTCGCAGGCATTTTTGCCGTTTTCACATTTTATAACCAAG GGATACAATAACTGGACGAACGGTCTCTATGGATATTCCTGGGACATGATGGTTCACACATGGGATGTTAATAGCGTGGTCATCAAAATAGTTGACAACACCAATCAAGCTGAATACTACCTCGACCCGTACACTTTCACCCCAAACAACCGTTGGACACGATATGGCGACATGATCCACCAATACGCTCATTGTTTGAAGGACAAATTTGCCTCCAAACAGACGAATATATCAATCTATTTCGATATTTGGTGTTCTCTTAACGGCAGATTTACACAGAGGATGTTTGATGATAAAATTGATATGTTGAATGTGTCCTGGTCGGCATTTCGTCCTGTGTCCTATCTTATGCCCCTATTGAGTGAGGGTTACAGTTGGAGAAAGGAATTGCGAGATATAGAGGACGATGTTAATTCGTGGAACAATAATAGTGATGTCCTTTTTGTTGCCGAGTTTCcag GTTACGAACAATACAAGTTCATACCGAAGGAGTTGGTGGACGTAAAGTTGACAGCACTTAAGGGCGACTTGCTTTATGAAATAGAAATGCGTAACGTCACTCAAACTCAGCTGTCTCCAGGAATGAAAGTGAATATTACTTCGAATATGTTCCATAGAGTGAAGAATATAGGTTCTATGCCAGCTTTTTACATGTATACCTTTACGGATACGGTTGAAGATAATGTTCAGTCGCCGGATCAATATTTACCTATAGCGAACGAGATTTCACGCAGATTCaggaattatatattgtttatcaataATCTAATGTCTAGTTTATCTAAAATTACAGAATGCCAATGA